The window GCAAAAGGACTGGCTGACACTGGCGCGATGCTTGCGCTCCTAGACGGCGATGACGCCTGGCACAAACGATGCTCTGACGCGTTCCCCTCGCTGCGGCTTCCCCTCGCCACGTCGGCGGCCGTCCTCGCGGAGCTCTTCCACTTGTTGCGCCCAGGAACGGAAGAGCTCGAGCGCACTTGGCGCTTCATTCGTTCCGGCGTCGTGACAGTACTGCCGATTAACGATCACGACCTGTCCCATCTCGCACGACTCATGGTCAAGTACAGCGATCGGCCGATGGACTTCGCTGACGCGACGCTCGTACGCCTTGCCGAACGCGAGACGCTTTCATCTATATTTACGATCGACCACGACGACTTCGAGACCTACCGCATCGGAGGAAAGACGAAGTTTCGAATCACGCCGCCACGCTGACGCGACTGGCCGAGCCGCCTTGTTCGTTCGAACCACCTCGACCGGGGTTACGAGCACATCGAGGCCAAGCTTCGCTCCCTGGGCGCGGAGGTGGAGCGTCTCCCGTGACGACAAGTCAGCCCCCGCCGTCGACTGGCAACTTCTCGCCTTCCGGATTCGTCAGGACGCCGTGCTTCAGAAGGAGCACCAGGGTTTGGCAGATCTCGAAGTCGGCCAGCGGACAGAACTCGATGATCTTGTCCACTGTCTTGTATCGAGCGGCGGCGGCCATCACTTCGAAGGCGGCCGGGGGAACCCGAGCGGGCAGCAGGACCTTCGACGGATGGAACACGAGGGGGGTCCCGTTGCGAGGAAGCTCGCCGCGATACTTGACCAGCTCGTCCTTCTGCCGCATCCCTTCC is drawn from Vicinamibacteria bacterium and contains these coding sequences:
- a CDS encoding PIN domain-containing protein encodes the protein MSAKGLADTGAMLALLDGDDAWHKRCSDAFPSLRLPLATSAAVLAELFHLLRPGTEELERTWRFIRSGVVTVLPINDHDLSHLARLMVKYSDRPMDFADATLVRLAERETLSSIFTIDHDDFETYRIGGKTKFRITPPR